In Nitrospira sp., a genomic segment contains:
- a CDS encoding class II aldolase/adducin family protein: protein MLTAIGDVMRRCYERGWITTRDGNISMRKREGRYLYITPSSWRKTIVHPEHVVRLEIITDPLTGRLVPSVRDGQKPSGELWMHWNLQRDSKRTRTVVHVHATHVVAAIYAGIDLQAISSEFPEIARYTRVGPTVPPLPALSRDLADATSEGLGLGKDGTLEFDIVGQANHGVCSVAMDPWAAYEHIERLDHVCEIVLKSGVGVRAINSRLASVTA, encoded by the coding sequence ATGCTGACGGCCATCGGCGATGTCATGAGACGTTGTTATGAGCGAGGTTGGATCACGACGAGAGACGGCAATATCAGTATGAGGAAGCGGGAAGGGAGGTATCTGTACATCACGCCCTCCAGTTGGCGCAAGACGATCGTTCACCCTGAGCATGTCGTCAGGCTGGAAATTATTACCGATCCGTTGACCGGTCGGCTGGTCCCCAGCGTAAGAGATGGACAAAAGCCATCGGGAGAACTGTGGATGCACTGGAATCTGCAGCGTGATTCCAAGCGGACGCGCACCGTCGTTCATGTCCACGCCACGCACGTTGTGGCGGCTATCTATGCAGGGATCGACTTGCAGGCAATCAGCTCGGAATTTCCGGAAATTGCCCGCTACACCAGAGTAGGGCCCACGGTCCCGCCGCTGCCGGCTTTATCTCGTGATCTGGCCGATGCAACGTCGGAGGGCTTAGGTCTTGGAAAAGATGGCACGCTTGAGTTCGACATTGTGGGGCAGGCAAATCACGGAGTTTGTTCGGTCGCCATGGATCCCTGGGCGGCTTACGAGCATATCGAGCGACTGGATCATGTTTGTGAGATCGTGCTGAAGAGTGGAGTGGGCGTACGAGCGATCAATAGCCGGTTGGCTTCGGTGACAGCATAG
- a CDS encoding alpha/beta fold hydrolase, translated as MNDDMITDIASSFQPPLPLRNAHLMTLVPRYVPRDTSLAGLPQESRYFPVEPHAQLLGFCHWQDDRKASATVVLVHGLEGCSESRYMRGIAAKAYRTGFNVIRMNQRTCGGTEHLSSTLYNSGLSGDYRAIVKELVQRDGLERIWLVGYSMGGNLVLKAGGEFGRTEPALTGVAAVCPNINPAVCARALEEPRNFIYHRHFLMRLKSRLRRKAALLPRKWDLSQLDRIATISEFDDRYTAHDGGYQNGADYYDRAGARHVLDAIAVPTLIITAQDDPFIPYSMFTAPTIKRHRHIRVVAPRYGGHCGFFHRGLNGEDPYWAENRIVDFLLGLL; from the coding sequence ATGAACGATGACATGATCACCGACATCGCTTCGTCGTTTCAACCGCCATTACCCCTCCGGAACGCTCATCTCATGACCCTCGTCCCCCGCTACGTGCCGCGGGACACGTCCTTGGCAGGATTGCCTCAGGAGTCGCGTTACTTTCCTGTTGAGCCACATGCACAGCTTCTGGGATTCTGCCATTGGCAAGACGATCGCAAGGCGTCCGCCACAGTGGTGCTGGTTCACGGCCTTGAGGGCTGCAGTGAATCGCGATACATGCGCGGCATTGCTGCAAAGGCCTATCGCACAGGCTTCAACGTCATCCGCATGAACCAGCGTACGTGCGGCGGCACGGAACATCTCTCCTCGACCCTTTATAACAGCGGCCTGAGCGGAGACTACCGGGCTATCGTGAAGGAGCTGGTACAACGCGATGGCCTCGAACGGATCTGGTTAGTCGGATATTCCATGGGTGGGAATCTTGTACTCAAAGCAGGTGGCGAGTTTGGCCGGACCGAGCCCGCGCTGACGGGAGTCGCAGCAGTATGCCCGAACATCAACCCGGCCGTTTGTGCTCGTGCATTGGAGGAGCCTCGTAATTTCATCTATCATCGCCACTTTCTCATGCGGTTGAAATCGAGATTGCGGAGAAAGGCGGCCCTGTTACCTAGGAAATGGGATCTTTCGCAACTCGATCGGATCGCCACGATCAGCGAATTTGATGATCGCTACACGGCTCACGATGGAGGCTATCAAAACGGCGCCGATTATTACGATCGGGCAGGCGCACGCCATGTGCTCGATGCCATCGCAGTTCCTACCCTCATTATTACGGCGCAAGACGATCCGTTTATTCCATACTCGATGTTCACCGCCCCGACGATTAAGCGGCACCGTCACATTCGTGTGGTCGCGCCTCGCTACGGAGGTCATTGCGGGTTTTTTCACCGAGGCCTGAACGGAGAAGACCCGTACTGGGCGGAGAACCGCATCGTGGACTTTTTACTGGGGCTGCTGTGA
- a CDS encoding proteasome accessory factor PafA2 family protein, whose protein sequence is MLNRIFGLETEYGLLIHEDHPDHSPTWFAHRLRDQLFHVQRRGVLDLHHRGHDEPPGNGGFLANAGRIYLDMGHLEYASPECHSLTDVVASDRAGDHLLQQALEELGFSEQVSLIKNNIDHETDATFGSHENYLVSRRFPFSRRGLAPLVTFLVTRQIFTGSGRVGSAAPQDAWIQTDRLILPRSALGVHHVSELPFQISQRADYIVNDFFEWVQHNRAIVNTRDEPLADPNQYRRIHLLLGDSNMAEYATALKLGTTGLVLQLIEEGHAPQDLEIDEPVDALQEISQDQERRWLIQLQSQKTMSALDIQERFLDCAVRYCKGQDEETDWVLVQWASVLHDLRGDYQKLVGRVDWASKLWLLECFREAEHVDWVDPMMKSLDLEYHNLNHEKGLYHGLLEEGRAPRVTTDRLIHLAMETAPKNTRAYGRSELVRHLLNEGPASGMDQFPAPDGLFPPYVINWSIFQVRGHAPFPMPDPFKTYLEDVRTHLQSVIV, encoded by the coding sequence ATGTTAAACCGTATCTTCGGCTTGGAGACTGAATACGGGCTCTTGATTCACGAGGATCACCCTGATCATTCACCGACCTGGTTTGCCCATAGGCTCCGTGACCAGCTGTTCCATGTCCAGCGAAGAGGCGTCCTCGACCTTCATCATCGTGGGCATGATGAGCCTCCCGGCAATGGGGGATTTCTCGCCAACGCCGGACGAATCTATTTGGACATGGGGCATTTGGAGTATGCCTCGCCGGAATGTCATTCTCTCACCGATGTCGTGGCGTCCGATCGTGCCGGAGATCACCTGCTACAGCAAGCTCTCGAAGAGCTCGGCTTCTCAGAACAGGTGTCCTTGATCAAGAACAACATCGATCATGAAACCGACGCGACTTTCGGCTCGCATGAGAACTATCTGGTATCTCGACGGTTTCCTTTTTCGAGGCGCGGGCTTGCTCCACTCGTGACGTTTCTTGTGACCCGGCAGATTTTTACCGGCTCCGGGCGTGTCGGTTCCGCCGCTCCACAAGATGCCTGGATTCAGACGGATCGGTTAATCCTTCCACGTTCGGCTCTCGGTGTGCATCATGTATCGGAGCTGCCCTTTCAAATCTCCCAACGTGCCGACTATATCGTGAACGATTTCTTCGAATGGGTGCAACACAATCGAGCCATCGTGAACACGAGAGATGAGCCTTTGGCCGATCCCAATCAATACCGAAGGATTCATCTGCTGCTGGGCGATTCCAATATGGCCGAATATGCGACGGCATTGAAGCTCGGAACGACAGGGCTGGTGCTGCAGCTCATTGAGGAAGGACATGCGCCTCAGGATTTAGAGATCGACGAGCCGGTGGACGCGCTCCAAGAGATTTCCCAGGATCAAGAACGGCGCTGGTTGATCCAGTTGCAGTCTCAAAAAACGATGTCGGCTTTGGATATTCAAGAACGGTTTCTTGACTGTGCGGTTCGGTATTGCAAGGGGCAGGATGAAGAAACCGATTGGGTGCTTGTCCAATGGGCATCGGTGCTCCATGACCTGCGCGGCGATTATCAAAAGCTCGTCGGGCGTGTCGACTGGGCGTCCAAACTGTGGTTGCTGGAATGCTTTCGAGAAGCGGAACATGTCGACTGGGTCGATCCCATGATGAAAAGCTTGGATTTGGAGTATCACAATCTGAATCACGAGAAAGGGTTGTATCATGGATTATTGGAAGAGGGGCGTGCCCCTCGGGTAACGACAGACCGCCTCATCCATCTGGCGATGGAAACGGCGCCGAAAAACACGCGTGCCTACGGCCGCAGTGAACTGGTCAGACATCTCCTGAATGAGGGGCCAGCCTCAGGAATGGATCAGTTTCCAGCGCCTGATGGATTGTTCCCTCCCTATGTCATCAACTGGTCGATTTTCCAAGTGCGCGGTCATGCCCCGTTTCCCATGCCGGACCCGTTTAAGACCTATCTGGAAGATGTGCGGACCCACTTACAAAGCGTGATCGTGTAG
- a CDS encoding proteasome subunit alpha — MGIQGDFYKLLKEQGYVFGVSGQAGARQELTTATTILAFKYREGVLVAGDRRATAGNMVMYDRTDKVLEIDQHSVMAIAGVPATAYEMARILEHSFKYYRRTQLQELSFEGKLRALSKLLKENVAAALAGTGAVAPIFAGYDAGQEAAKIYFYDILGAEFEGVEYAVSGSGSSTIRGILHYLNTWGEQPLSTMPEEQATVQALRLLTSAAEFDSATGGVNRDAGLYPVIKFITAGGVRAMPDLQLRSLFESRVARSV; from the coding sequence ATGGGCATACAGGGTGATTTCTATAAGCTTTTGAAAGAGCAAGGATATGTGTTTGGAGTGTCGGGGCAGGCGGGAGCAAGGCAGGAATTGACGACCGCCACAACCATCCTTGCCTTTAAATATCGTGAAGGCGTTCTGGTCGCTGGAGATCGTCGCGCGACCGCCGGAAATATGGTGATGTACGACCGCACTGATAAGGTATTGGAGATCGACCAACATAGTGTGATGGCGATCGCCGGAGTGCCCGCGACCGCCTATGAAATGGCGCGCATCCTTGAACATTCTTTCAAGTATTATCGGCGGACACAACTCCAAGAGCTGAGCTTTGAGGGGAAGCTCCGCGCTCTCTCCAAATTGTTGAAGGAGAATGTCGCGGCGGCCTTAGCGGGGACCGGAGCTGTAGCCCCGATCTTTGCCGGTTACGATGCCGGGCAAGAGGCAGCGAAAATCTACTTTTACGACATTCTCGGCGCGGAGTTCGAGGGAGTGGAATATGCGGTATCGGGGTCCGGCTCATCGACAATCCGAGGGATCCTTCATTACTTGAATACATGGGGCGAACAGCCCTTGAGCACGATGCCGGAAGAGCAGGCAACCGTTCAGGCGTTGCGACTATTGACGAGTGCCGCAGAATTCGACAGTGCGACCGGCGGAGTCAACCGTGATGCCGGTCTCTATCCGGTCATTAAGTTCATCACGGCCGGTGGTGTCAGAGCGATGCCGGATCTTCAGCTCCGATCGCTGTTTGAATCAAGGGTTGCGCGAAGTGTGTAA
- a CDS encoding ubiquitin-like protein UBact, producing MKHNMMPERREGPVDPMPKSPSPEEGSGPRRPETGSPDKDNLMKRMRKVDPKQAERYRQRTGE from the coding sequence ATGAAACACAACATGATGCCGGAACGGCGCGAGGGTCCAGTCGATCCCATGCCAAAATCTCCCAGCCCAGAAGAAGGAAGTGGACCACGCCGCCCAGAGACGGGATCGCCGGACAAGGACAATCTGATGAAGCGAATGCGGAAAGTCGATCCCAAACAGGCAGAACGGTATCGGCAGAGGACGGGGGAGTAG
- a CDS encoding proteasome accessory factor PafA2 family protein: MRLFGIETEYGITRDDVPEIDPVVESMELVRAYLEASFERRWDYAGEDPHEDARGFRVSGLQQDKEEDEFAKMDAHRPFSFHEMKSDLVLPNGARFYNDHTHPEYSTPECRTIRALLAQDRAGECIVLRAAQRRNHVLGGGHVRLYKNNTDFHGHSYGCHDNYLVSRAVPFPALVAGLVPFLVSRQVIAGAGKVGTEAQESGYVPGQYQLSQRADFIEAELGVDTMHNRPILNTRDEPHADRRKFRRLHLIIGDANMCEYATALKVGTTRLVLDLIERGAMPNIELDQPVAAVKQLSRDPDLKAAVRLKSGRRLSALELQERYCEAAGRELAGADEESDWLLNEWSDTLRLLSQDRSQLVGKLDWVTKQWLLETFMQEERIGWDDPWLASLDLEYHNVDPEQGLYLGLEADGKAWRMTTDEAIDEALQNGPSDTRGGLRGLCVQKFSNQITSMQWERIQFAGGLRTHHLDMGDLFNPQEVRRCTDIFQHAHSPADALTAWSRRKDTGT; the protein is encoded by the coding sequence ATGCGTCTTTTTGGCATCGAAACCGAGTATGGAATTACGAGGGATGACGTACCCGAGATAGATCCGGTCGTGGAATCGATGGAATTGGTGCGGGCCTATCTGGAAGCTTCTTTTGAACGCCGGTGGGATTATGCCGGCGAAGATCCGCATGAAGATGCTCGTGGCTTTCGTGTCTCCGGTCTCCAGCAAGATAAGGAAGAAGATGAGTTTGCGAAGATGGATGCCCATCGCCCCTTTTCATTCCATGAAATGAAGAGCGATCTCGTGTTGCCGAACGGCGCTCGATTCTACAACGATCATACGCATCCGGAGTATTCGACGCCGGAATGCCGGACGATCAGAGCTCTGCTTGCCCAAGATCGCGCGGGGGAATGTATCGTTCTACGCGCCGCCCAGCGGCGCAATCACGTGCTCGGAGGAGGTCACGTCCGACTGTATAAGAACAACACGGATTTCCATGGTCACAGCTATGGATGTCACGACAATTATCTTGTCTCGCGGGCTGTTCCCTTTCCGGCTCTCGTTGCCGGCTTGGTGCCGTTCTTGGTGAGTCGGCAAGTCATCGCCGGTGCGGGAAAGGTCGGGACCGAAGCACAGGAGTCTGGTTATGTTCCAGGACAGTATCAGCTCTCGCAGCGCGCCGACTTTATTGAAGCGGAGTTGGGCGTCGACACGATGCATAACCGACCGATTCTCAACACCCGAGATGAACCGCACGCTGATCGCAGGAAATTTCGCCGGCTCCATCTCATCATCGGCGATGCCAACATGTGCGAGTATGCGACGGCGCTGAAGGTGGGGACGACCAGACTCGTGCTCGACCTCATCGAGCGAGGGGCTATGCCGAACATCGAGCTGGATCAGCCGGTGGCCGCAGTGAAACAGTTATCGCGTGATCCAGACCTGAAAGCTGCGGTTCGTCTCAAAAGCGGACGGAGGCTTTCAGCGTTAGAGCTTCAAGAGCGTTACTGTGAGGCGGCAGGCCGCGAGTTGGCAGGCGCCGATGAGGAATCGGATTGGCTGTTGAACGAGTGGAGTGACACCTTACGCCTATTGTCTCAAGACCGCTCGCAGTTGGTGGGGAAGCTGGACTGGGTCACGAAACAGTGGTTGCTCGAAACGTTCATGCAGGAAGAACGTATCGGCTGGGACGATCCCTGGTTGGCCAGCCTGGACTTGGAGTATCACAACGTGGACCCGGAACAGGGCCTCTATCTGGGACTGGAAGCAGATGGGAAAGCTTGGCGGATGACGACCGACGAGGCGATCGATGAAGCGCTTCAGAACGGCCCGAGCGATACTCGTGGCGGGCTGCGTGGACTCTGCGTGCAGAAATTTTCGAATCAGATTACGTCGATGCAGTGGGAACGGATTCAGTTCGCGGGCGGGCTTCGCACCCATCATTTGGACATGGGGGACCTCTTCAATCCGCAGGAAGTCCGACGGTGTACAGACATCTTCCAACATGCCCATTCACCGGCTGATGCGCTGACAGCGTGGAGTCGCAGAAAGGATACGGGGACATGA